One genomic region from Strix uralensis isolate ZFMK-TIS-50842 chromosome 19, bStrUra1, whole genome shotgun sequence encodes:
- the LOC141952011 gene encoding ATP-binding cassette sub-family A member 10-like isoform X4, which produces MTLQRNMSVFQQTKILLWKNVLIKWRMKMQSFQEWMLSLLFLPLTFIVGTFMMNTRYPEVPYSYLGQLDDPAYDATGVTIAFTPITVTTRQIMNKVALNSVMTGIKLEALDNEKALEEAWISNNDIIGVVFKDNFSYRLRFSSGKVVIPNDNFGYIDNCYNFSSHYCQSPKYWYAGFLSLQSSIDAAIIEVVSNHSVWEEMKSIAGVRMKSRSVIFSITLEYSYFMITIVMCFSPFMYFLSMNVVREKKKLKVLMKTMGLQDIAFWLSWSLLYAVYVMVLSCLLTALVLQDVFYLSSFPAVLLLFFLYGLACIHLVFMLCSLLRNPKLAGSMGFLITFLFGCVSLAVLIENLPEPLKWFLGLFCPFAFNAGIAKVFYLEKYGMGFSFSNLMDESYFLFSTYIMLVFDSVLYMLLAMYFDKVLPGKYGIPDPPFFCLKPSYWVRSRRGSTREMPRTTASPEELLGDDVEPVPSEFMGKEAIRLTNIKKAYKKKDKKTEALRGLSLNIYEGQITALLGHSGAGKTTLLNVLSGLTLPSEGSATIYNYKLSEIGDREEIREMIGICPQFNVHFEVLTVKENLKTFAEIKGIKSKDVEQEVLFLDEPTAGLDPLSRHQVWSLLKEHRAGRVILFSTQFMDEADILADRKAFISHGRLRCVGSSLFLKKKWGIGYHLRIHVSESCDLENVTSVVKQYIPNVIFSGHSQYELRYKLPLENVTKFPDLFSGLDSCSDQGIINYGVSMTTLEDVFLRLEEATADREDEHVLGEEWAEAGPRCPDEMEPGSLLLSDTRKEAVSGLALWRQQVSAIAWVHFLKLKSSVKNLRSILLLYVVFLLPLVLQLALVAAWQSVSAWELSSARYFLPLGKTAHSEMTSLLVHNNTGTGIEDFIHLLESQDLTVEIISEENITEELKHNGAIKVSRKGQSYRFTVLCHMEAINCFPVLVNVISNALLRALNSTVHIRIWSHPFFSINDPRFWDYFVAFYLIYMLLLFPGFPPHFAMGYMKDYKVGARDQLRVSGLFPSAYWCGQALVDIPLCWFLLFSMFGLQFAMSNKVSGSINFFFLIMGTFGYGISIVLFIYLISFIFRKGWNCDFWSFILIVVCFASFIISRVMDFLIDTSVSLYVLSLLIPVYPLLGVMIYCQQIFIEDAEVFGVTPKNDVLIAVFAPYIHSVGFILLLRYLEIKYGRAVLRKDPIFRISPRRESSHQHHEELEEEDEDVKAERAAVRNAIAALSQEGVQKSVIIVSNLCKEYKIKQAGSVFKKKKKMATKNISFCVKKGEVLGLLGPNGAGKSTAIKMITGETTLTAGQVLMKSGDGATSHLQDHEPAFLGYCPQEDPLWPNLTVHEHLRVYAAVKGVCKEDTAAAVNQIVNALQLQDYLKKKTRKLSAGITRKLCFAMCMLGNPAVLLLDEPSTGMDPNGQRCVWKMIRAALKTKETGALLTTHYMEEAEAVCDRVAIMVSGQLRCIGSIQYLKNKFGKGYLLEIKVKDPEHTDLLHAEILRIFPSAARQERFPSLLVYKVPMEDALPLSQSFSKLEEAKRNFNLEEYSFSLNTLAQVFLELSREQEKGDFDLTLDGTFEWKQLQQEDC; this is translated from the exons CCTGGATTTCAAATAACGATATTATTGGGGTTGTATTTAAGGACAACTTCTCCTATCGCCTCAGGTTTTCTTCTGGGAAAGTGGTTATTCCAAATGACAACTTTGGATATATAG ACAACTGTTACAATTTCTCCTCGCACTACTGTCAGAGCCCAAAGTATTGGTACGCAGGCTTCCTGTCCCTGCAGTCCAGCATCGATGCTGCTATTATAGAG GTCGTGTCAAATCATTCTGTTTGGGAAGAAATGAAGTCAATTGCTGGTGTCCGTATGAAGTCCCGGAGTGTCATCTTCTCAATTACATTAGAGTACAGTTATTTCATGATTACTATCGTGATGTGCTTCTCTCCATTCATGTATTTCTTATCGATGAATGTTGTAAGAGAAAAGAAGAAGCTCAAAGTACTGATGAAAACAATGGGGCTGCAGGATATTGCATTTTG GCTCTCCTGGAGTCTGCTGTATGCTGTTTACGTGATGgtcctctcctgcctgctgaCAGCTCTTGTGCTGCAGGATGTTTTCTACCTCAGCAGCTTCCCTGCGGTCTTACTGCTGTTTTTCCTGTATGGCCTAGCATGT ATCCACCTGGTTTTCATGCTCTGCTCCCTCTTAAGGAACCCCAAACTTGCCGGCTCCATGGGGTTCCTCATCACCTTTCTCTTCGGATGCGTGAGCCTCGCAGTGCTGATAGAAAATCTTCCCGAACCGTTGAAGTGGTTTCTCGGTCTCTTCTGTCCTTTTGCATTTAATGCTGGCATTGCAAAG GTtttctatttagaaaaatatGGAATGGGTTTCTCTTTTTCTAACCTCATGGACGAATCATACTTTTTATTTTCGACTTACATTATGCTGGTCTTTGACTCAGTCTTGTACATGCTCTTAGCTATGTATTTCGACAAAGTTCTGCCAG GCAAATACGGCATCCCAGATCCCCCTTTTTTCTGCCTGAAGCCCTCGTACTGGGTGCGGAGCAGGAGAGGCTCCACCAGGGAGATGCCCAGAACAACAGCGAGCCCTGAGGAGCTCCTCGGTGATGATGTAGAGCCGGTGCCCTCCGAATTCATGGGGAAGGAGGCCATCAG ACTCACCaatattaaaaaagcatataAGAAGAAGGACAAGAAGACAGAAGCTTTAAGAG gtttgtctttaaatatttatgaggGTCAGATCACTGCCTTACTCGGTCACAGTGGGGCTGGAAAGACAACACTGTTAAACGTGCTCAGTGGACTCACTTTGCCTTCTGAAG GGTCTGCAACAATATACAACTACAAACTGTCTGAAATAGGAGATAGGGAAGAGATTAGAGAGATGATTGGCATTTGCCCACAATTCAACGTACATTTTGAAGTCTTAACGgtgaaagaaaacttgaaaacttTTGCAGAAATCAAAGGCATCAAGTCCAAAGATGTTGAGCAAGAG GTTTTGTTCCTGGATGAGCCAACGGCTGGGTTGGATCCCCTTTCCAGGCACCAGGTGTGGAGCCTCCTCAAGGAGCACAGAGCTGGGCGGGTGATCCTGTTCAGTACCCAGTTCATGGACGAGGCCGATATCCTCGCAG accGCAAGGCTTTTATCTCACATGGGAGGCTGAGGTGTGTCGGTTCTTCTCTGTTCTTGAAGAAAAAATGGGGGATTGGCTATCATTTAAG GATCCATGTCAGTGAGTCTTGTGACTTAGAGAACGTGACATCTGTGGTTAAACAGTACATCCCCAATGTCATATTCTCAGGACACAGTCAATATGAGCTGAGATATAAACTGCCATTAGAAAACGTGACTAAATTCCCAG ATCTGTTCAGTGGCCTTGACAGCTGCTCTGACCAGGGAATTATCAATTACGGAGTGAGCATGACAACCTTGGAGGATGTCTTCCTGAGACTGGAAGAAGCCACAGCGGATCGAGAAG ATGAGCACGTCCTTGGGGAGGAGTGGGCAGAAGCAGGACCACGATGTCCCGACgagatggagccaggctcccTGCTGCTCTCGGACACCAGGAAGGAGGCAGTCAGTGGCTTGGCTCTCTGGAGGCAGCAGGTCTCTGCCATAGCATGGGTGCACTTCTTAAAGCTTAAGAGTTCGGTGAAAAACCTGCGGTCAAT TTTGCTGCTCTATGTGGTTTTTCTGCTTCCTCTGGTTTTGCAACTGGCCCTGGTTGCTGCCTGGCAGAGTGTGAGTGCTTGGGAGCTCTCGTCTGCACGGTATTTCTTGCCCCTGGGGAAGACGGCTCACTCGGAGATGACCAGCCTCCTGGTCCACAACAACACGG GCACAGGCATTGAAGACTTCATCCACCTGCTTGAGAGCCAGGATCTCACAGTGGAAATAATAAGCGAGGAAAATATCACAGAGGAGCTAAAACACAATGGGGCTATAAAAGTGTCTCGCAAAGGTCAG AGCTACAGGTTTACCGTGTTATGCCACATGGAGGCCATCAACTGCTTCCCGGTGCTTGTGAATGTCATCAGCAACGCTCTGCTGAGAGCCCTCAATTCCACCGTGCACATTCGGATCTGGAGTCATCCATTTTTCTCT ataaatGATCCACGATTCTGGgattattttgttgctttttaccTCATTTATATGCTATTGTTATTCCCTGgttttcctcctcattttgcaATGGGCTACATGAAGGATTATAAG GTAGGAGCTCGTGACCAGCTACGGGTCTCAGGGCTATTTCCCTCAGCGTACTGGTGTGGCCAGGCACTGGTGGACATCCCGCTGTGCTGGTTCCTTCTCTTCTCGATGTTCGGGCTTCAGTTCGCAATGAGCAACAAAGTTTCTGGAAGCATCAACTTCTTCTTTCTG ATCATGGGTACTTTTGGCTATGGAATTTCTATTGTTCTCTTCATCTACTTGATCTCCTTCATCTTTCGCAAAGGATGGAACTGTGATTTTTGGTCTTTTATCCTGATAGTG gtatGCTTTGCTTCTTTTATTATCAGCAGAGTCATGGATTTCTTAATCGACACTAGCGTCTCCCTCTATGTTTTGTCTCTCTTGATTCCTGTGTACCCACTGCTGGGTGTAATGATCTACTGCCAGCAG ATTTTTATAGAAGATGCTGAGGTATTTGGTGTAACTCCAAAGAATGATGTGCTAATAGCTGTCTTTGCA CCTTATATCCATTCTGTGGGTTTCATTTTGCTTCTTCGATATTTGGAGATAAAATATGGAAGAGCAGTTCTGAGAAAGGACCCAATATTTAG GATTTCCCCAAGAAGAGAAAGCAGCCACCAGCACCACGAGGAGcttgaagaggaagatgaagatgttaaagctgaaagagcagcagtgagaaatgCCATAGCAGCTCTGAGTCAGGAGGGGGTACAA AAATCTGTCATTATTGTCAGCAATCTCTGCAAGgaatataaaataaagcaagctggTTCAGTttttaagaagaagaagaaaatggccactaaaaatatttccttctgtgttaAAAAAG GAGAAGTATTGGGACTTCTGGGGCCCAATGGAGCTGGTAAAAGCACAGCTATCAAAATGATTACTGGAGAGACAACACTGACTGCTGGGCAG GTGCTGATGAAGAGTGGAGATGGAGCAACCTCCCACCTCCAGGACCACGAGCCCGCCTTCCTGGGCTACTGCCCGCAGGAGGACCCACTCTGGCCGAACCTCACCGTGCACGAGCACCTTCGGGTCTACGCGGCCGTGAAAGGGGTGTGCAAGGAGGATACGGCTGCTGCTGTCAACCA GATAGTGAATGCTCTGCAGCTTcaagactatttaaaaaaaaaaaccagaaaattatcTGCTGGAATAACCAGAaag CTGTGCTTTGCCATGTGCATGCTGGGCAACCCCGCGGTCCTGCTCCTGGATGAGCCGTCGACTGGCATGGACCCCAACGGGCAGCGCTGTGTCTG GAAAATGATTCGTGCTGCCCTGAAAACCAAGGAGACAGGAGCCCTCCTGACGACGCACTACATGGAGGAGGCGGAGGCGGTGTGCGACCGCGTGGCCATCATGGTGTCCGGGCAGCTACG aTGCATTGGCTCCATTCAGTACCTGAAGAACAAGTTTGGCAAAGGCTATCTACTGGAAATTAAGGTCAAGGATCCAGAGCACACTGATCTTCTCCATGCTGAGATTTTGAGGATTTTCCCAAGTGCAGCCCGTCAGGAGCG gtTTCCCTCTTTGTTAGTCTACAAGGTCCCAATGGAAGATGCACTGCCCCTGTCTCAGTCTTTCTCCAAGCTAGAGGAAG CCAAACGAAACTTCAACCTCGAGGAGTACAGCTTCTCCTTGAATACTTTGGCTCAG GTGTTTTTGGAACTCTCCCGAGAGCAGGAAAAGGGTGATTTTGATCTCACCTTGGATGGGACTTTCGAATGGAAACAACTTCAGCAGGAGGACTGTTAA